From Sphingomonas nostoxanthinifaciens, a single genomic window includes:
- the xylA gene encoding xylose isomerase: protein MNPTDYFADIAPVTFKGPDTDDELAYRFYDKDRVVLGKRMEDHLRFAVCFWHSFCWNGFDVFGAGTFDRPWHAGANDSAAATLKRAVAFDFFKKLDLPFYAFHDVDVMANATNVSEYQRFFAEAVDDLEKHQAASGRKLLWGTANLFSHPRYMSGGATNPDPEVVAFGALQVRSALEATHRLGGSNYVLWGGREGYETLLNTDIGQELNQFGRFLSLVVEHKHKIGFKGTILIEPKPFEPTKHQYDFDTATVYGFLKRYGLENEVKVNIEANHATLASHTFEHEIATARALGLFGSIDANRGDHQNGWDTDQFPNSVEEMTLAVIEILRSGGFTDGGFNFDAKVRRQSINPADMFHGHVGAVDVIARALLVAAAIIEDGTFDAIRTERYAGWQGEYGQAIMGEGASLASIADLAVANDILPQHKSGQQERLENLINRFVAKAL, encoded by the coding sequence ATGAACCCCACCGATTATTTCGCCGATATCGCGCCGGTCACCTTCAAGGGTCCGGATACCGACGACGAGCTGGCCTATCGCTTCTACGACAAGGACCGGGTCGTCCTCGGCAAGCGGATGGAGGACCATCTCCGCTTCGCCGTCTGTTTCTGGCACAGCTTCTGCTGGAACGGCTTCGACGTGTTCGGCGCGGGCACGTTCGATCGGCCTTGGCATGCCGGCGCCAACGACAGCGCCGCCGCCACGCTGAAGCGCGCGGTGGCGTTCGACTTCTTCAAGAAGCTCGATCTGCCCTTCTACGCCTTCCACGACGTCGACGTGATGGCGAACGCCACCAACGTCAGCGAATATCAGCGCTTCTTCGCCGAGGCGGTGGACGATCTCGAGAAGCATCAGGCGGCGTCGGGCCGCAAATTGCTGTGGGGCACCGCCAACCTGTTCAGCCACCCGCGCTACATGTCGGGCGGCGCCACCAATCCCGATCCCGAGGTGGTCGCGTTCGGCGCGCTGCAGGTGCGCTCGGCGCTGGAGGCGACGCATCGCCTCGGCGGCTCCAACTATGTGCTGTGGGGCGGCCGCGAGGGCTATGAGACGTTGCTCAACACCGACATCGGGCAAGAGCTGAACCAGTTCGGCCGCTTCCTCAGCCTCGTCGTCGAGCACAAGCACAAGATCGGCTTCAAGGGCACGATCCTGATCGAGCCGAAGCCGTTCGAGCCGACCAAGCATCAGTACGACTTCGACACCGCCACCGTGTACGGCTTCCTCAAGCGCTACGGCCTCGAGAATGAGGTGAAGGTCAACATCGAGGCGAACCACGCGACGCTCGCCAGCCACACGTTCGAGCATGAGATCGCGACCGCGCGCGCGCTCGGCCTGTTCGGCTCGATCGACGCCAATCGCGGCGACCACCAGAATGGCTGGGACACCGATCAATTCCCGAACTCGGTCGAGGAAATGACGCTGGCGGTGATCGAGATCCTGCGGTCGGGCGGCTTCACCGACGGCGGCTTCAACTTCGACGCCAAGGTGCGCCGCCAGAGCATCAACCCGGCGGACATGTTCCACGGCCACGTCGGCGCGGTCGACGTGATCGCGCGCGCGCTGCTGGTGGCGGCGGCGATCATCGAGGACGGCACGTTCGACGCCATCCGCACCGAGCGTTATGCCGGCTGGCAGGGCGAATATGGCCAGGCGATCATGGGCGAAGGCGCATCGCTCGCCTCGATCGCCGATCTGGCGGTGGCGAACGACATCCTGCCGCAGCACAAGTCCGGTCAGCAGGAGCGGCTGGAGAACCTCATCAACCGCTTCGTCGCCAAGGCGCTCTGA
- the xylB gene encoding xylulokinase, translating into MFLGIDIGTSGVKAVAIAPDGSVTGQGTAALSVSRPHPLWSEQDPDAWWRATEAAVLAIDPAVRRAVRGVGLAGQMHGATLLGADDRPLRPAILWNDGRSHAECEELTAATDAFHTVAGNLVMPGFTAPKLQWVRHHEPDIFAATRTVLLPKDFVRLRMTGEKASDMSDAAGTLWLDVAKRAWSEELLAATGLDLSHMPRVVEGSAIAGTLLADVAARWGMAQVPVAGGAGDNAGGAVGVGVVSDGDALLSLGTSGVIFVATSDFRPDPENAVHAFCHCLPDLWHQMSVHLSAASCIDWIARITATPNAAELFARAEAIGPGAGGELFLPYLSGERTPYNDALVRGAFLNLDNDSDAGRMAQAVLEGVAFALADGLDVLKGAGSTIERLAVIGGGARSRYWGRILSAAMETPLVYLRGGEVGPAMGAARLAQLAVDGGDPRDVCTAPPVERVIEPLPADVAILAPKKAAFRAAYPRITPKTSKLP; encoded by the coding sequence ATGTTCCTCGGCATCGATATCGGCACGTCGGGGGTGAAGGCGGTCGCCATCGCCCCCGACGGCAGCGTCACCGGCCAGGGCACCGCCGCCCTCTCCGTATCGCGCCCCCACCCGCTCTGGTCCGAGCAGGATCCGGATGCGTGGTGGCGCGCGACCGAGGCAGCGGTGCTGGCGATCGATCCGGCGGTGCGGCGCGCGGTGCGCGGCGTCGGCCTCGCCGGGCAGATGCACGGCGCCACCTTGCTCGGCGCCGACGACCGGCCGCTGCGTCCCGCTATCCTGTGGAATGACGGCCGCAGCCACGCCGAGTGCGAGGAGCTGACCGCGGCGACCGACGCCTTCCACACGGTGGCCGGCAATCTCGTCATGCCGGGCTTCACCGCGCCCAAACTGCAATGGGTGCGGCATCACGAGCCCGACATCTTCGCGGCGACGCGCACCGTGTTGCTGCCCAAGGATTTCGTGCGGCTGCGCATGACTGGCGAGAAAGCGTCGGATATGTCCGATGCCGCCGGCACGCTCTGGCTCGACGTGGCGAAGCGCGCGTGGAGCGAGGAATTGCTGGCTGCGACCGGGCTCGATCTGTCGCACATGCCGCGCGTGGTGGAAGGCTCCGCCATCGCGGGCACCTTGCTCGCCGATGTCGCCGCGCGCTGGGGCATGGCGCAGGTACCCGTGGCGGGCGGTGCGGGCGACAATGCCGGCGGCGCGGTCGGCGTCGGCGTAGTGTCCGACGGCGATGCCTTGCTCTCGCTCGGCACGTCGGGCGTGATCTTCGTCGCGACGTCCGATTTCCGGCCCGATCCCGAAAATGCGGTCCACGCATTCTGCCACTGCCTGCCCGATCTGTGGCACCAGATGTCGGTCCACCTGTCGGCGGCATCGTGCATCGACTGGATCGCGCGCATCACCGCCACGCCCAATGCCGCCGAACTTTTCGCGCGTGCCGAGGCGATCGGGCCGGGCGCGGGCGGCGAACTGTTCCTCCCCTATCTGTCGGGCGAGCGCACGCCCTACAACGACGCGCTGGTGCGCGGCGCCTTTCTCAACCTCGACAATGACAGCGACGCCGGCCGGATGGCGCAGGCGGTGCTGGAGGGCGTCGCCTTCGCGCTCGCCGACGGGCTCGACGTGCTGAAGGGCGCGGGCAGCACGATCGAGCGGCTGGCGGTGATCGGCGGCGGCGCGCGCTCGCGTTACTGGGGTCGCATCCTGTCCGCCGCGATGGAGACGCCGCTCGTCTATCTGCGCGGCGGCGAGGTCGGCCCCGCGATGGGCGCCGCGCGCCTCGCCCAGCTGGCGGTCGACGGCGGCGATCCGCGCGACGTGTGCACCGCACCGCCGGTCGAGCGCGTGATCGAGCCCCTCCCCGCCGACGTCGCCATCCTCGCTCCCAAGAAGGCGGCGTTCCGCGCCGCTTATCCCCGCATCACTCCCAAGACGAGTAAGCTCCCATGA
- a CDS encoding glycoside hydrolase family 43 protein, with translation MIGAAPVPTTAPDGRHYLSQPLVTSIFTADPSAHVFGGKIYVYPSHDVPTNIPDDDLGNEYAMHDYRVLRMDRIGGPVTVGPVALDVKDVPWASKQMWAPDAAYKNGTYFLYFPARDKSVDKNKLGAFRIGVATSKNPMGPFKAEPLPIKGSFSMDPAVFSDTDGKSYMTFGGIWGGQLQRWKNGKYDPNGSDTDLHQDDKPALAPKIAMLAPGMTQFAEPPRDIVILDEHGKPVLGGDHTRRFFEGSWMFKRNGTYYFTYSTGDTHFLAYATGASPYGPFHYKGHFLLPVQGWTTHHSIIAWNGKWWLFYADTQLSNKNHLRDVKVTELFFNPDGSIRPVDPFVK, from the coding sequence ATGATCGGCGCGGCGCCGGTGCCGACGACGGCGCCCGACGGGCGGCATTATCTGTCGCAGCCGCTGGTTACGTCGATCTTCACCGCCGATCCGTCGGCGCACGTCTTCGGTGGCAAGATCTACGTCTATCCAAGCCACGACGTGCCGACGAACATCCCCGACGACGATCTCGGCAACGAATATGCGATGCACGATTATCGCGTGCTGCGCATGGACCGGATCGGTGGCCCGGTGACGGTCGGACCCGTCGCGCTCGACGTGAAGGACGTGCCGTGGGCGTCGAAGCAGATGTGGGCGCCCGACGCCGCCTATAAGAACGGCACCTACTTCCTGTACTTCCCCGCGCGCGACAAGAGCGTGGACAAGAACAAGCTCGGCGCGTTCCGCATCGGCGTCGCCACGTCGAAGAATCCGATGGGTCCGTTCAAGGCCGAGCCGCTGCCGATCAAGGGCAGCTTCAGCATGGATCCGGCGGTGTTCTCCGACACCGACGGCAAGAGCTACATGACGTTCGGCGGCATCTGGGGCGGCCAGCTTCAGCGCTGGAAGAACGGCAAGTACGATCCGAACGGCTCCGACACCGATCTGCATCAGGACGACAAGCCGGCCCTTGCCCCCAAGATCGCGATGCTCGCGCCCGGCATGACGCAGTTCGCCGAGCCGCCGCGCGACATCGTCATCCTCGACGAGCATGGCAAGCCGGTGCTCGGCGGCGACCACACACGACGCTTCTTCGAAGGGTCGTGGATGTTCAAGCGTAACGGCACTTACTATTTTACCTATTCGACCGGCGACACACATTTCCTGGCCTATGCGACCGGCGCGAGCCCCTATGGGCCGTTCCATTACAAGGGCCATTTCCTGCTGCCGGTGCAGGGCTGGACGACGCATCATTCGATCATCGCGTGGAACGGCAAATGGTGGCTGTTCTATGCCGACACGCAGCTGTCCAACAAGAACCACCTGCGCGACGTGAAGGTGACCGAATTGTTCTTCAATCCGGACGGCTCGATCCGCCCGGTCGATCCGTTCGTGAAGTAA
- a CDS encoding sugar porter family MFS transporter: MAGGPMHSGESVSLGAGERVNVAFIVLIVAVATIGGFMFGYDSGVINGTQEGLEKAFGLSKFGTGFNVGAILIGCAVGAFLAGRLADRLGRRNVMIIAAGLFLVSALGAGAASSSVFFVCARLLGGLGVGAASVLTPVYISEVTPAAIRGRLSSLQQIMIITGLTGAFVANYVLAQWAGNSTSLLWFDQPAWRWMFWMQAIPAAVYLIALMFIPESPRFLVARGRIDEATAVLTRLFGPTTAKRTVGDIQRSLSADHRPRFSDLRDRTTGRIRPIVWAGVVIAIFQQFVGINIVFYYGAVLWQSVGFSEGDSLKINILSGVLSIGACLFTVATVDKIGRKPLLLVGSAGMTVTLATVAFCFASATLGADGGLHLATGTGRIALVAANLYVIFFNATWGPIVWVMLGEMFPNQIRGSGLAVAGAAQWAANFFISVSFPPAAANLGLAITYGFYAVSAFVSFFLVRTLIHETRGRELEEM, encoded by the coding sequence ATGGCCGGCGGGCCGATGCACAGTGGAGAGAGTGTTTCGTTAGGCGCCGGAGAGCGCGTCAATGTCGCCTTCATCGTCCTGATCGTCGCGGTCGCGACCATCGGCGGCTTCATGTTCGGCTATGACAGCGGCGTCATCAACGGCACGCAGGAAGGGCTGGAGAAGGCGTTCGGCCTGTCCAAGTTCGGCACCGGCTTCAACGTCGGCGCGATCCTGATCGGCTGCGCGGTGGGCGCATTCCTCGCCGGCCGCCTCGCCGATCGGCTCGGCCGCCGCAACGTGATGATCATCGCCGCGGGCCTGTTCCTCGTCAGCGCATTGGGCGCGGGCGCGGCCTCGTCGTCGGTCTTCTTCGTCTGCGCGCGGCTGCTGGGCGGGCTCGGCGTCGGCGCGGCGAGCGTGCTGACCCCGGTCTATATCAGCGAAGTGACGCCCGCGGCGATCCGCGGCCGCCTGTCGAGCCTGCAGCAGATCATGATCATCACCGGCCTGACCGGCGCGTTCGTGGCGAATTACGTGCTGGCGCAGTGGGCCGGCAACTCGACCAGCCTGCTCTGGTTCGATCAGCCGGCGTGGCGCTGGATGTTCTGGATGCAGGCGATCCCCGCCGCCGTCTATCTGATCGCCCTGATGTTCATTCCGGAAAGCCCGCGCTTCCTGGTCGCCCGCGGCCGGATCGACGAGGCGACGGCCGTGCTGACCCGCCTGTTCGGCCCCACCACCGCCAAACGGACGGTGGGCGACATCCAGCGCTCGCTTTCGGCCGACCATCGCCCGCGCTTCTCCGACCTGCGCGACCGCACGACCGGCCGCATCCGCCCGATCGTGTGGGCGGGCGTGGTCATCGCGATCTTCCAGCAGTTCGTCGGCATCAACATCGTCTTCTATTACGGCGCGGTGCTGTGGCAGTCGGTCGGCTTCAGCGAGGGCGACTCGCTGAAGATCAACATCCTGTCGGGCGTGCTGTCGATCGGCGCGTGCCTGTTCACCGTCGCCACCGTCGACAAGATCGGGCGCAAGCCGCTGCTGCTGGTCGGATCGGCCGGCATGACGGTCACGCTGGCGACGGTCGCGTTCTGCTTCGCCTCGGCGACGCTCGGCGCCGACGGCGGCCTCCATCTGGCGACCGGCACCGGACGCATCGCGCTGGTGGCGGCGAACCTCTACGTCATCTTCTTCAACGCGACGTGGGGCCCGATCGTGTGGGTGATGCTGGGCGAGATGTTCCCCAACCAGATCCGCGGATCCGGCCTGGCGGTGGCGGGTGCGGCGCAGTGGGCGGCCAACTTCTTCATCTCGGTCAGCTTTCCGCCCGCGGCGGCCAATCTCGGCCTCGCGATCACCTACGGCTTCTACGCCGTCAGCGCGTTCGTCTCGTTCTTCCTGGTGCGAACCTTGATCCACGAAACGCGCGGCCGCGAACTGGAGGAGATGTAG
- a CDS encoding SMP-30/gluconolactonase/LRE family protein: MTIEVIDVLTLGATLGEGPMWSAAENALWFVDIKQFRLHRFDPDTQALRTWTAPEQPGWILPADGGGLAVGMQSGIHRFDPKTGQFDFVAHPEAHLPGNRFNDATVDPTGAIWFGTMHDAEGEASGRFYRHRDGETVDAGITPITITNGPAVSPDGATLYHVDTLGNTIQASAINDDGTLGPARPFAMIEDGAGHPDGPTVDAEGHVWIGLFGGWAVRRYDPAGQLALTVPFPVANITKIAFGGDGLRTAYATTARLGLEPDALAAQPMAGDLFAFEPGVAGLTLPAARI; this comes from the coding sequence ATGACGATCGAGGTCATCGACGTGCTGACGCTTGGCGCCACTCTGGGCGAAGGGCCGATGTGGTCGGCGGCCGAGAATGCGTTGTGGTTCGTCGACATCAAGCAGTTTCGCCTCCACCGCTTCGATCCCGACACGCAGGCACTGCGCACGTGGACCGCGCCCGAACAGCCCGGCTGGATCCTGCCCGCCGATGGCGGCGGGCTCGCGGTGGGCATGCAGAGCGGCATCCACCGTTTCGATCCGAAGACGGGTCAGTTCGATTTCGTCGCCCATCCCGAGGCGCATCTGCCCGGCAACCGCTTCAATGACGCCACGGTCGATCCGACCGGCGCGATCTGGTTCGGCACGATGCACGATGCCGAGGGCGAGGCGAGCGGCCGCTTCTATCGCCATCGCGACGGCGAGACCGTCGATGCCGGCATCACGCCGATCACGATCACCAACGGCCCGGCCGTGTCGCCCGACGGCGCGACGCTCTATCATGTCGACACGCTCGGCAACACAATCCAGGCGAGCGCGATCAACGACGACGGCACGCTCGGCCCCGCGCGCCCGTTCGCGATGATCGAGGATGGCGCCGGCCATCCCGACGGGCCGACGGTCGATGCCGAGGGCCATGTGTGGATCGGGCTGTTCGGCGGCTGGGCGGTGCGCCGCTACGATCCGGCGGGGCAACTGGCGCTGACGGTGCCCTTCCCCGTCGCCAACATCACCAAGATCGCTTTCGGCGGCGACGGCCTGCGCACGGCCTATGCCACCACCGCGCGGCTCGGGCTCGAGCCCGACGCGCTCGCCGCGCAGCCGATGGCGGGCGACCTGTTTGCATTCGAACCCGGCGTCGCCGGCCTGACCCTTCCAGCAGCGAGGATATAA
- a CDS encoding SDR family NAD(P)-dependent oxidoreductase, with amino-acid sequence MSGGASYPSLVGRAVLITGGGSGIGEGLVEAFVAQGARVAFVDIARDASEALVARLGEGAAHKPVFFPCDLTDIAALKQTVADVATALGGSIEVLVNNAANDDRHTVDEVTPEYWEDRMAVNLRHLFFAAQAVIPGMKDAGCGSIINFGSISWHLALPEIVLYQTAKAGIEGMTRALARDLGPSGIRVNTIVPGNVQTERQMKWYTPEGEAEIVSAQCLAGRIQPSDVAAMALFLASDDARMCTGHDYFVDAGWR; translated from the coding sequence ATGAGCGGAGGCGCGAGCTATCCCAGCCTCGTCGGGCGTGCGGTGCTGATCACCGGCGGCGGCTCGGGCATCGGCGAAGGGCTGGTCGAGGCGTTCGTGGCGCAGGGCGCGCGCGTCGCGTTCGTCGACATTGCGCGCGACGCATCCGAGGCGCTGGTCGCGCGGCTCGGCGAGGGTGCGGCGCACAAGCCGGTCTTCTTCCCCTGCGACCTGACCGACATCGCCGCGCTCAAGCAGACCGTCGCCGACGTCGCGACCGCCTTGGGCGGCAGCATCGAGGTGCTGGTCAACAATGCCGCCAACGACGATCGCCACACGGTCGACGAGGTCACGCCCGAATATTGGGAAGACCGGATGGCGGTCAATCTGCGCCACCTGTTCTTCGCCGCGCAGGCGGTGATCCCGGGGATGAAGGACGCCGGATGCGGCTCGATCATCAACTTCGGCTCGATCAGCTGGCACCTCGCCTTGCCCGAGATCGTGCTTTATCAGACCGCCAAGGCCGGGATCGAAGGCATGACCCGCGCCCTCGCCCGCGATCTCGGCCCGTCCGGGATCCGGGTGAACACGATCGTGCCGGGCAACGTGCAGACGGAGCGGCAGATGAAATGGTACACGCCCGAGGGCGAGGCGGAGATCGTTTCCGCCCAGTGCCTCGCCGGCCGTATCCAGCCATCCGACGTCGCGGCGATGGCGCTGTTCCTCGCCTCCGATGATGCGCGAATGTGCACCGGCCACGATTATTTCGTCGATGCAGGATGGCGCTGA
- a CDS encoding fumarylacetoacetate hydrolase family protein: MANLDPSAELPGDWREATLVGRIATAEGPSPIVVRGGVVFDMSVVAPTVSELLDQGLWREGGREIGALETLDLLSPVDLQVVKASGVTFAVSALERVIEERARGDADAAAAVRGRLEAAIGGSIRSVTPGSPEAEALKQALIGDGMWSQYLEVAIGPDAEIFTKSPVLSTVGWGAPVGIRSDSSWNNPEPEVVLIVDSRGKAVGATLGNDVNLRDFEGRSALLLGKAKDNNASCSLGPLIRLFDDGFTMDDVRDAELDLLIEGTDGYRLTGHSSMREISRDPEELVRQALSEHHYPDGFALFLGTLFAPTEDRDTPGRGFTHKLGDRVSIATPRLGRLVNEVATSKDAPAWSFGIGNLMRNLAGRGLLTAGATA; this comes from the coding sequence ATGGCAAATCTGGATCCGTCGGCCGAGTTGCCGGGCGATTGGCGCGAGGCCACGCTCGTCGGTCGCATCGCCACAGCCGAGGGGCCGAGCCCGATCGTGGTGCGGGGCGGCGTCGTTTTCGACATGAGCGTGGTCGCCCCCACCGTCTCCGAACTGCTCGACCAGGGCCTGTGGCGCGAAGGCGGCCGCGAGATCGGCGCGCTGGAGACGCTCGACCTGCTGAGCCCGGTCGACCTGCAGGTGGTGAAGGCCTCGGGCGTGACCTTCGCGGTCTCGGCGCTGGAGCGCGTGATCGAGGAGCGTGCGCGCGGCGACGCCGATGCCGCCGCCGCGGTGCGCGGCCGGCTGGAGGCCGCGATCGGCGGCAGCATCCGCAGCGTGACGCCGGGCAGCCCGGAGGCCGAGGCGCTGAAGCAGGCGCTGATCGGCGACGGCATGTGGTCGCAATATCTCGAGGTCGCGATCGGCCCGGACGCCGAGATCTTCACCAAGTCGCCGGTGCTCTCCACCGTCGGCTGGGGCGCGCCGGTGGGCATCCGCTCCGACAGTTCGTGGAACAATCCCGAGCCCGAGGTGGTGCTGATCGTCGACAGCCGCGGCAAGGCGGTCGGCGCGACGTTGGGCAACGACGTCAATCTGCGCGATTTCGAGGGGCGCTCGGCGCTGCTGCTCGGCAAGGCCAAGGACAATAACGCATCCTGCTCGCTCGGGCCGCTGATCCGGCTGTTCGACGACGGCTTCACGATGGACGACGTCCGCGATGCCGAGCTCGATCTGCTGATCGAGGGCACCGACGGTTACCGCCTGACCGGCCACAGCTCGATGCGCGAGATCAGCCGCGATCCGGAGGAGCTGGTGCGGCAGGCTCTGTCCGAGCATCATTATCCCGACGGTTTCGCCTTGTTCCTCGGCACCCTGTTCGCGCCGACCGAGGATCGCGATACGCCCGGCCGCGGCTTTACCCACAAACTGGGCGACCGGGTCAGCATCGCCACGCCGCGCCTCGGCCGGCTGGTCAACGAGGTCGCCACCAGCAAGGACGCGCCGGCCTGGTCGTTCGGCATCGGCAATCTGATGCGCAACCTCGCCGGCCGCGGATTGCTCACGGCAGGCGCGACGGCATGA
- a CDS encoding sugar kinase codes for MTAPKIVCFGELMLRLSPPNGTPLLAWPTLDANFGGAEANVAVALAQLGDAAAVVTALPQNPLGDAAIAALRRAGVATDRIQRARGRLGLYFLTPGAGLRASTVLYDRADSVFARSGAGDYDWPSLLAGAEWLHLSGITPALGQRSAELAIEAATAARALGVRVSLDGNYRANLWEAWDSDPRAILHALVSTASLLIGNHRDVSLLLGRSFSGERADRRAAALAAFEAYPQLEAIASTCRRVESSARHYLAARLDTREGEVHTDEVTLDGIVDRLGTGDAFAAGVLHGLLGGGIDVQRALHLAALKHFTPGDFSATTLAELDAFDPGNLDVRR; via the coding sequence ATGACTGCGCCGAAGATCGTGTGTTTTGGAGAGCTGATGCTGCGGCTGTCGCCGCCCAACGGCACGCCCTTGCTCGCCTGGCCCACGCTCGACGCCAATTTCGGGGGGGCGGAGGCCAATGTCGCGGTCGCTCTGGCGCAGCTCGGCGATGCGGCGGCGGTGGTGACGGCCTTGCCCCAGAACCCGCTCGGCGACGCGGCGATCGCAGCGTTGCGCCGTGCCGGCGTTGCGACAGACCGCATCCAGCGCGCGCGCGGCCGGCTCGGCCTGTATTTCCTGACGCCGGGCGCCGGCCTGCGTGCATCGACCGTGCTGTACGACCGTGCCGACAGCGTGTTCGCGCGCTCCGGCGCGGGCGACTATGACTGGCCGAGCCTGCTGGCCGGGGCGGAGTGGCTGCATCTATCGGGCATCACGCCCGCGCTCGGGCAGCGTTCGGCCGAACTGGCGATCGAGGCGGCGACTGCGGCACGCGCGCTGGGCGTGCGCGTCTCGCTCGACGGCAATTACCGCGCCAATCTGTGGGAGGCGTGGGACAGCGATCCGCGCGCGATCCTGCATGCCCTGGTGTCCACCGCCAGCCTGCTGATCGGCAATCATCGCGACGTGTCGCTGTTGCTCGGCCGCAGCTTCTCCGGCGAGCGCGCCGACCGGCGCGCGGCGGCGCTGGCGGCGTTCGAGGCCTATCCGCAGCTCGAGGCGATCGCATCGACCTGCCGTCGCGTCGAAAGCAGCGCGCGCCATTATCTGGCGGCGCGGCTCGACACGCGGGAGGGCGAGGTTCACACCGACGAGGTGACGCTCGACGGCATCGTCGATCGGCTCGGCACCGGCGACGCCTTCGCGGCCGGCGTGCTGCACGGGCTGCTGGGCGGCGGGATCGACGTCCAGCGCGCGCTGCATCTCGCCGCGCTCAAGCATTTCACCCCGGGCGACTTCAGCGCGACGACCCTGGCCGAGCTGGACGCGTTCGATCCGGGCAATCTCGACGTTCGGCGGTAA
- a CDS encoding 2-dehydro-3-deoxy-6-phosphogalactonate aldolase, producing MTLAQLIAAKAPPIVAILRGIRPEETEATVEALIAAGIRFIEIPLNSPDPLTSIATMARVAGDRALCGAGTVLLPDQVDQVAKAGGRLIVTPNTNPHVIERAVSLELDILPGFMTPTEAFAALAAGATRLKLFPAAQQGMPFLKAVREVLPKDVRLWAVGGTGAANFGEWIAAGAEGIGVGGALYRPGDSAETVGTRAAELVAAWEKVAG from the coding sequence ATGACCCTCGCCCAGCTGATCGCCGCCAAGGCCCCGCCCATCGTCGCCATCCTGCGCGGCATCCGCCCCGAAGAGACCGAGGCGACCGTCGAGGCGCTGATCGCGGCGGGCATCCGCTTCATCGAGATTCCGCTCAACTCGCCCGATCCGCTGACCAGCATCGCCACCATGGCGCGCGTCGCCGGCGATCGGGCCTTGTGCGGCGCGGGCACGGTGCTGCTGCCCGATCAGGTCGATCAGGTCGCCAAGGCAGGTGGCCGGCTGATCGTGACGCCCAACACCAACCCGCATGTGATCGAACGCGCCGTGTCGCTGGAGCTCGACATCCTGCCCGGCTTCATGACGCCGACCGAGGCGTTCGCTGCACTGGCTGCGGGCGCCACCCGCCTCAAGCTGTTCCCGGCGGCGCAACAGGGCATGCCGTTCCTGAAGGCGGTGCGCGAGGTGCTGCCGAAGGACGTCCGGTTGTGGGCGGTGGGCGGCACCGGCGCGGCCAATTTCGGCGAATGGATCGCGGCAGGCGCCGAGGGCATCGGCGTCGGCGGCGCGCTCTACCGTCCGGGCGACAGCGCCGAGACGGTCGGCACCCGCGCGGCCGAGCTGGTCGCGGCGTGGGAGAAGGTGGCGGGCTGA
- a CDS encoding c-type cytochrome yields MKKSLGFACLAIAAPALAAPLPKPASFAICGACHKVEAGAPSGVGPNLWQVGGRTSGTLDGYDYSPAMKAAKIKWTKAELVSFISGPQARVPGTKMAFGGIKNPADASAVADYLLSLK; encoded by the coding sequence ATGAAGAAGTCGCTGGGATTTGCCTGCCTCGCCATCGCTGCGCCGGCATTGGCCGCGCCCCTGCCGAAGCCGGCCTCCTTCGCGATCTGCGGCGCGTGCCACAAGGTCGAGGCGGGCGCGCCGTCGGGCGTCGGGCCGAACCTGTGGCAGGTCGGCGGTCGCACGTCGGGTACGCTCGATGGCTATGATTACTCGCCGGCGATGAAGGCCGCGAAGATCAAGTGGACCAAGGCGGAGCTGGTGAGCTTCATCTCTGGCCCGCAGGCGCGCGTGCCCGGCACGAAGATGGCGTTCGGCGGCATCAAGAACCCCGCCGATGCGTCGGCCGTCGCCGATTATCTGCTGTCGCTGAAGTAA
- a CDS encoding GreA/GreB family elongation factor, with protein sequence MRTRYEALFSSERPKLVEVISWAAGNGDRSENGDYIYGRKRLREIDRELSHLARRMKAVKVIDPASQQDRTRAWFGATVTIVDEDDRARVLTLVGEDEADATAGRISWRSPLARALRGAVVGDLRRVELPAGTKDYEITEIAYPEGELFG encoded by the coding sequence ATGCGCACGCGCTACGAGGCCCTGTTCTCGTCCGAGCGGCCCAAACTGGTCGAGGTGATCTCGTGGGCGGCCGGCAATGGCGACCGATCGGAGAATGGCGACTATATCTATGGCCGCAAACGGCTGCGCGAGATCGATCGCGAGCTGTCGCACCTCGCGCGACGCATGAAGGCGGTGAAGGTGATCGATCCCGCCAGCCAGCAGGATCGCACCCGGGCGTGGTTCGGCGCGACGGTGACGATCGTGGATGAGGACGATCGTGCGCGCGTGCTGACGTTGGTTGGCGAGGACGAGGCCGATGCCACCGCCGGCCGGATCAGCTGGCGCTCGCCGCTCGCCCGAGCGCTGCGCGGCGCTGTGGTAGGCGACCTGCGTCGCGTCGAGTTGCCCGCCGGCACGAAAGACTATGAAATCACCGAGATCGCCTATCCCGAAGGCGAACTGTTCGGCTAA